A part of Planococcus sp. MB-3u-03 genomic DNA contains:
- the topA gene encoding type I DNA topoisomerase — protein sequence MADYLVIVESPAKAKTIERYLGKKYKVKASLGHLRDLPRSQMGVDVENNYEPRYITIRGKGPILQDLKKEAKKAKKVFLAADPDREGEAIAWHLANALGVDVDSDCRVVFNEITKDAVKDAFKQPRKLDMDLVDAQQARRILDRLVGYSISPILWKKVKKGLSAGRVQSVALGLIIDRENEIKNFEPEEYWSITGEFEKAKKIFEAQFYGTPEKKLKLSNEEDVKAVLATMKGKDFLVKSVVKKERKRNPSPSFTTSSLQQEAARKLNFRAKKTMMLAQQLYEGISVGKEGVTGLITYMRTDSTRISESAKQDTIGFILDKYGEEYVTQKPAAKQSQKSQDAHEAVRPTTVHRTPESLKSILSRDLYRLYKLIWDRFVASQMSPAVLDTVMAELQNGEAIFRANGSQVKFPGFMKLYIEGTDDKKEEKDNILPEMKEGDKVKATEITPNQHFTQPPPRYTEARLVRTLEELGIGRPSTYAPTLDTIQKRGYVALDAKRFIPTELGEIVHQLVRDFFPDILNIEFTAKMENDLDSIEESEVDWRAIIDVFYKEFAKDLEVAENEMEKVQIKDEPAGEDCEECGSPMVFKLGRYGKFMACSNFPECRNTKAIVKHIGVKCPTCKEGEIVERKSKKRRVFYGCERYPECEFVSWDKPIERPCPKCSSLMVEKKVKKGVQINCTACDYKEEVQ from the coding sequence ATGGCGGATTATTTGGTGATTGTCGAATCGCCCGCAAAGGCGAAGACAATTGAACGGTATTTGGGTAAAAAGTATAAAGTGAAAGCCTCTCTCGGCCATTTGCGCGATTTGCCGCGCAGCCAGATGGGGGTAGATGTCGAAAACAATTACGAGCCCCGCTATATCACGATTCGCGGAAAAGGCCCGATTTTACAGGATCTGAAAAAAGAAGCGAAAAAAGCGAAAAAAGTCTTTCTCGCGGCTGACCCCGACAGAGAAGGTGAAGCGATCGCCTGGCATTTAGCGAACGCGCTCGGGGTGGACGTCGATTCGGATTGCCGCGTAGTGTTCAACGAAATTACGAAAGACGCAGTAAAAGATGCATTCAAGCAACCGCGCAAATTGGATATGGATTTGGTCGATGCCCAGCAGGCGCGACGCATCCTAGACCGTCTTGTCGGCTATAGCATTAGCCCGATCCTATGGAAAAAAGTAAAAAAAGGCTTGTCGGCCGGCCGTGTTCAATCGGTTGCATTAGGCCTCATCATCGACCGCGAGAACGAAATCAAGAATTTCGAACCTGAAGAGTATTGGTCGATTACAGGCGAATTCGAAAAAGCGAAAAAAATATTCGAGGCACAGTTTTACGGAACTCCCGAAAAGAAACTGAAGCTCTCCAATGAAGAAGATGTCAAAGCCGTCCTGGCTACGATGAAAGGCAAGGATTTCCTTGTGAAGAGCGTTGTCAAAAAAGAACGCAAACGCAATCCTTCCCCATCTTTCACCACATCCTCTCTCCAGCAGGAAGCAGCACGCAAGCTGAATTTCCGTGCCAAGAAAACGATGATGCTCGCCCAGCAGCTCTATGAAGGGATCTCGGTCGGGAAAGAAGGCGTAACCGGTTTGATCACGTATATGCGTACGGATTCCACGCGGATCTCCGAATCGGCCAAGCAAGATACGATCGGTTTTATCCTTGATAAATACGGCGAAGAATATGTGACGCAGAAGCCTGCAGCGAAACAATCCCAAAAATCGCAGGATGCCCACGAAGCTGTCCGCCCGACTACCGTACACCGCACGCCGGAATCGCTGAAGAGCATTTTGTCCCGCGACCTTTACCGCTTGTACAAATTGATCTGGGATCGTTTTGTAGCGAGCCAGATGTCACCCGCTGTCCTTGATACGGTAATGGCAGAGCTGCAAAACGGTGAAGCAATTTTCCGTGCCAACGGTTCTCAAGTGAAGTTTCCTGGTTTCATGAAGCTTTATATTGAAGGGACCGACGATAAAAAAGAAGAAAAAGACAATATCCTCCCGGAAATGAAGGAAGGCGATAAAGTCAAAGCGACTGAAATTACGCCGAACCAGCATTTCACCCAGCCGCCTCCGCGCTATACGGAAGCGCGCCTGGTGCGTACTTTGGAAGAGCTCGGAATAGGCCGCCCGTCGACCTATGCGCCGACTTTGGATACTATTCAAAAGCGCGGCTATGTTGCATTGGACGCGAAGCGTTTCATCCCGACCGAACTTGGGGAAATCGTCCATCAATTGGTGCGTGATTTCTTCCCGGACATTTTGAATATTGAGTTTACCGCGAAAATGGAAAACGATTTGGACAGCATCGAAGAAAGTGAAGTCGACTGGCGCGCAATCATCGATGTCTTCTACAAAGAGTTCGCCAAAGATCTCGAAGTGGCGGAGAATGAAATGGAGAAAGTCCAGATCAAAGACGAGCCCGCTGGAGAAGATTGCGAGGAATGCGGTTCGCCGATGGTGTTCAAACTTGGGCGCTACGGCAAGTTCATGGCCTGCAGCAACTTCCCCGAATGCCGCAACACGAAAGCAATCGTCAAGCATATCGGCGTCAAATGCCCGACTTGTAAAGAAGGCGAGATCGTCGAGCGGAAAAGCAAGAAGCGCCGTGTATTCTACGGCTGCGAACGCTATCCGGAATGTGAATTCGTGTCTTGGGACAAGCCGATCGAACGTCCTTGCCCGAAATGCAGCAGCTTGATGGTGGAAAAGAAAGTGAAAAAAGGCGTGCAGATCAATTGCACGGCATGCGACTACAAAGAAGAAGTTCAATAA